A window from Panulirus ornatus isolate Po-2019 chromosome 29, ASM3632096v1, whole genome shotgun sequence encodes these proteins:
- the LOC139757987 gene encoding uncharacterized protein isoform X1, translating to MEKDLDKKKSILKIGVEKKGSKRLTFASAHHQTMDSPIVGTRRSINEIVSTNMKDKLKDLEVTPQKKKEEQKLIGSIVSENQSDFLDITSTATPTSECIKRTPMGLCYVPEKISGQSKTHYQETAHMKNNKRNNFGAVLKSISTTGPTANVLIIGDKIRSEKLKTNLLNVQSLQLTPRSLGCNIILNIICEESLSPNTVPDVSFFIFLISLDKLESLVQLSNIFMKINNVGIPSTRKLVLSVSSAQGFHKNVIGQEEYEIFLDCHQLVCLPWEEQGRPDDQQMIKLLILIYSSVGYYRGSSLLMKYVMQQGIKEYPEDNTMFY from the exons ATGGAGaaagatttggacaagaaaaaatcCATCCTGAAAATTGGCGTTGAAAAAAAAGGCAGTAAACGACTTACATTTGCCTCTGCTCATCACCAAACAATGGACAGCCCTATTGTAGGAACTCGACGCTCCATTAACGAAATTGTGTCAACCAATATGAAG GACAAGTTAAAAGATCTTGAAGTCACCCcacagaagaaaaaggaagagcaaAAATTAATTGGATCCATAGTTTCTGAAAACCAGTCAGATTTTTTGGACATCACTTCCACTGCTACACCTACCAGTGAGTGCATTAAGCGAACTCCCATGGGCTTATGTTATGTTCCAGAGAAAATATCTGGACAGTCAAAGACTCACTACCAGGAGACTGCCcacatgaaaaataataaaagaaataattttggGGCTGTGCTGAAAAGTATATCTACGACTGGTCCTACAGCAAATGTTTTG ATCATTGGAGATAAAATTCGTAGTGAGAAGCTCAAAACAAATTTATTGAATGTTCAAAGTCTACAGCTTACACCAAGGAGCCTTGGCTGTAACATCATCCTAAATAT AATATGTGAAGAGAGTCTATCCCCAAACACTGTGCCAGATGTCAGCTTTTTTATATTTCTCATTAGCCTAGATAAACTTGAAAG tcTGGTACAACTCTCAAATATCTTCATGAAAATTAATAATGTAGGTATACCTAGTACACGCAAACTAGTTCTGTCTGTATCTTCTGCACAAGGATTTCACAAAAATGTCATCGGCCAAGAGGAATATGAAATCTTCCTCGACTGTCACCAACTTGTATGCCTTCCATGGGAAGAACAG ggTAGGCCTGATGACCAGCAAATGATAAAGCTGTTGATCCTCATCTACAGCAGTGTGGGGTACTACAGAGGGTCATCATTGTTAATGAAGTATGTAATGCAGCAAGGCATCAAAGAATACCCTGAAGACAATACCATGTTCTACTGA
- the LOC139757987 gene encoding uncharacterized protein isoform X2, whose translation MEKDLDKKKSILKIGVEKKGSKRLTFASAHHQTMDSPIVGTRRSINEIVSTNMKDKLKDLEVTPQKKKEEQKLIGSIVSENQSDFLDITSTATPTSECIKRTPMGLCYVPEKISGQSKTHYQETAHMKNNKRNNFGAVLKSISTTGPTANVLIIGDKIRSEKLKTNLLNVQSLQLTPRSLGCNIILNILVQLSNIFMKINNVGIPSTRKLVLSVSSAQGFHKNVIGQEEYEIFLDCHQLVCLPWEEQGRPDDQQMIKLLILIYSSVGYYRGSSLLMKYVMQQGIKEYPEDNTMFY comes from the exons ATGGAGaaagatttggacaagaaaaaatcCATCCTGAAAATTGGCGTTGAAAAAAAAGGCAGTAAACGACTTACATTTGCCTCTGCTCATCACCAAACAATGGACAGCCCTATTGTAGGAACTCGACGCTCCATTAACGAAATTGTGTCAACCAATATGAAG GACAAGTTAAAAGATCTTGAAGTCACCCcacagaagaaaaaggaagagcaaAAATTAATTGGATCCATAGTTTCTGAAAACCAGTCAGATTTTTTGGACATCACTTCCACTGCTACACCTACCAGTGAGTGCATTAAGCGAACTCCCATGGGCTTATGTTATGTTCCAGAGAAAATATCTGGACAGTCAAAGACTCACTACCAGGAGACTGCCcacatgaaaaataataaaagaaataattttggGGCTGTGCTGAAAAGTATATCTACGACTGGTCCTACAGCAAATGTTTTG ATCATTGGAGATAAAATTCGTAGTGAGAAGCTCAAAACAAATTTATTGAATGTTCAAAGTCTACAGCTTACACCAAGGAGCCTTGGCTGTAACATCATCCTAAATAT tcTGGTACAACTCTCAAATATCTTCATGAAAATTAATAATGTAGGTATACCTAGTACACGCAAACTAGTTCTGTCTGTATCTTCTGCACAAGGATTTCACAAAAATGTCATCGGCCAAGAGGAATATGAAATCTTCCTCGACTGTCACCAACTTGTATGCCTTCCATGGGAAGAACAG ggTAGGCCTGATGACCAGCAAATGATAAAGCTGTTGATCCTCATCTACAGCAGTGTGGGGTACTACAGAGGGTCATCATTGTTAATGAAGTATGTAATGCAGCAAGGCATCAAAGAATACCCTGAAGACAATACCATGTTCTACTGA